CAAGGATCGCAAGAACTATGCGGGGACCAGTCCGATCACCCGACAATCCGGGAAGACGCGGATCGTCGCGGCCCGCTACATTCACAATGATCGGCTCGTCGACGCCCTCCAGGGACAGGCCTCCTGCGCGATTCTGCACGACCCCGAAGTCCGCAGCTATTACGATCAGCTCCGCGCCCGCGGCACCAAGCACAACGCCGCTCTCCGCCAGGTCGCCAACCGGCTCGTCGGTGTCCTCCACGGCTGCCTCAACGCCCGAACCCGATACGACCGAAACACGGCATGGGCCCATCGACACACCGCCGCTGCTTGACAATCAACTTCCAGGGATGTCTTTTATCACCGTTGGCAGAGACAGTCCAGGTCCGGCCGCCTCGGTGTCGAGGAATTCGACACATCTTGATACCACCGATATCCAGTGAAAGCCGCTGGATTCCGAAACATGGTGTGTAGCAACACAATTAACAACGCTCCGATTCATTACCGATGATATCACCCCAATCAAATATCGCTAATGGTCGGCTTGACTCACGAAAACTGCCCGCGAAACACCCTCGGTGCCTCAGATAAGAATGCCCGCGAAATGGTGACCCTCGTCAGGCATGGGAAGTGGGTTGTCGATGGCGTCTCGGGGCGAGATCACCACGAAGTACGCCAAGGCGTATGTGAAGGCGTCGAAAAAGGACAAGGGGCTGATTTTGGATCAAGTGATGTCGGTGACGGACTGGTCACGCGATAACGCCCGCCGGCGGCTTACAGGAGCGGCGAAACGGCGGGCCGGGACGGGCCGCGGGGTCGCTGCACGGCCCCGTAAGCCGCGGACCCCGAAGTACTCCTATGACGCGTTGAAGGTGCTGCAGAGGGTGTGGGCCGCTTCGGGTGGGCAGTGCGGGAAGTACCTGGCCGCCTCGATGGCGTTGCAGCTCGACGGGTTGCAACGGCACGGCGAGTTGGTGTTCGGGCGTGACCGCTACAGTCCCAAAGTGCGCCAGGAACTGCTGGCGATGAGTGCGGCCAGCATCGATCGTTATCTGAAGACCGCGAAGGCCAAGGATCAGATATCGGGTGTGTCGACAACGAAACCCTCACCGCTGCTGCGGAATTCGATCAAGGTCCGCAGAGCTGGGGATGAGGTGGACACGGAGCCGGGGTTCTTCGAGGGTGATACCGTCGCCCATTGTGGGCCGACCCTCAAAGGGGAGTTCGCCCGCACCTTGAATCTGACCGATGTGCACACCGGGTGGGTGTTCACCCGCACGATGCGCAACAATGCCCACACCCATGTGCTGGCCGCGCTGCGTAAAGCTGTCATCGAGATTCCTTACGCGGTAACAGGTTTGGACTTTGACAACGGCACCGAGTTTCTCAACAAACCAGTGATTAACTGGGCCGGAGACAAAGGGATCTACTTCACCCGCTCGCGCCCGTACAAGAAGAACGACCAGGCCACTATCGAGTCGAAGAACAACCACCTGGTCCGCAAGTACGCGTTCTACTACCGCTACGACACGCCCGAAGAACGCGCTGTGCTCAACCGCCTATGGCGCCTGGTCAATGACCGGCTCAACTACCTGACTCCGACCATCAAACCCATCGGATACACCAGCACTGCCGACGGGCGCCGCCGACGCTGCTACGACGCCCCGCAAACGCCGCTGGACCGGCTGCTGGCCGCCCAGGTGCTCTCCCCGGCTCAGCGGGCCGAGTTGATCGCCTACCGTGACAGCCTCAACCCCGCGGAGATCGGCCGTGAGATCGCCGACCTGCAGAACCGGCTTGTCCTGCTAGCCAAGCAGAAAACCGAGCAGCTCTACCTGGCCAGCATCCGCACCGCCCTGCCCGACATCCGCAAAGGCGTCCGGATCAAGGCCAGCCGAACCGCCCCTCGGTTTCGCGGGCATTCTTATGTGAGGCATTGACTAATTTTCGCGGGCATCTTGATCTGAGGCATTACAATGGTTCCAAGCAATTTGAGGCGCGACGCGCGTCTGGACCGAGCGGCATAACACATGATTCGTCAGCTGAATTACCCGGTTCTCGTCGTCGTAATTCGCGTCGCCAGCGTCGATCAGCGTCGATCAGCGTCGATCAGCGTCGATCAGCGTCGAGTATGATGCAGTAGTGCAACACTATTCGACTAACCGCTATACGCAGGCGACAGCTGTCGATATTCATTAGATGAACTGACGCGTAGTAACCGCGACTTGGCGTATGCCAGTCAGGCCGGGCCGCCCTCTCCCCCGGCGAGGGATTGCGACTTGCGGCCAGCGAAGGAAGCGCGTTGCGCCAACTCCCCTAGGGTTCAACGCCGCGCATCGTAATCCGAAGCCGCACAAGGTCGGTCACCGGTAGGTGGCCGCTATGTCGACCTTGAGCCACCGCTCGGCGCGGGCGACGCTGAGAAGCGAAGGCAACGTCGTCTGATCGCTCTCTGGTGTCCTCGTCGACGACGCGCACGAAGTCGCTCTCGGATATACCTTCGATGCGGGTGGCCGGCACCACCCATGACCCCTTTGATGCGTCGCCGTTCTTGGCCACTTCGTAGAGGTGTTCGGTGGCGAAGAACCCGGTGTAGCTCATCAGGCCCTCGTAGACCGCGCCGAGCTGGTTGATGCCCAGCTGCGCGTAGGAGATGAAGCCGCGGTCGCGGCCTTTGGCCTCCTTGCTCAACAGCAGATGTCGCAGCACCTGCTGCAGCGCGGCGTCGCCGAGCTTCACCTCGTCGATAAGCGCGATCGCTTCTGGCTTGAACAGATCAGCGCGTAGTGAGCGGAAGGTCAATCCTTCGGCGGCCGCGGGGTCGTCGCCGCTACCGTCGTGTCCGCGGTCCACCAGCTCGAACAGCACCCGCAGGGACTCGTAGAGATGGGTGCCGCTGCGTCCGCGGGGGGTGACGAGTTCGGTGAGGGTCAGTTCCCGCAGGCGGTCCAGGCTGTAGCCGCGTTCATAGTTCGGGTCACCAACGGGCAGCAGCGCGAGTTCGGGTGATGCTTCGGCATAGAGCAGGAACAGGATGCGATACAAGAAACGCAGCGCCTGCCGGGCCAGCGGCTGCGCCCGATCGGCCGGCAGCGGCGGCCGACTTTGATCGGCACGGCGGGCCACCACCTCGTTGGCGATGATCTCGATGGATAGCCGCACGCCGTCGCGCAGGTCTTTGGATACTCCGACGGTGTGCTTGATCGACTCGTCGATCACTGTCGACCACCAGATGTTGCCCTCGGCGTCGGGAGCCAGGGAATCGCCGGCCAGACACGTTAGTGCCCGGTCGATTTCGCCGCCGCGCTTGTCATCGTTGCGTTCACCGACCAATTGCAGGTTGACCGCCAGATAGCGGCCCTCGGGCCAGCGTTCCCGCTCGGTGATCAACGCCAGATCGCCGGCCAGCACGAGCGCGAACTGCGGTCCGTCGTCGGCGACAAACAGATGCGACAGCAGCCGCGCCGCCGAGACGATCTCCTCGTCTTCGGTATGGAAGCTGCGCAGCAACGTCTTCTCGTCCTTCGTGAGGAGCTGTTCCAGTGCCAATCCGCCGCGCGCGTCGATGATCACCAGCGGTGCGGGGCCGGTAAGACCTCGGGTGCTAATCGCGATGGCGGGCCCCGGCTCATTGCCTATTCCGCCGACTCGCTCGGTTTCCCAACGGATCTCATTGTCGAAGCCGAGGATCTCGCGCAGTTGGGTGTACAGCGCGTCGAGCACTTCGGCGTCGGCGTTCTCCGCCAACCCGATGAACACGCGGGCCAGCGCGCCACGCTGCTCGGTGTAGCGCGACCGCGGTGTCCGCCGGCTTGCCTCACGCTCGCTGTCCCAGAGCTTGCGACGGTCAATTACCTTGGCGTAAAACGACGGTGACCGACCTTCGGTGGTGAAGTAGTGCTCGCTGAGGAATTCCTCGCCGAGGATGAGTGCGTCTGTAGTAGCCATGTCGCGTTCCTAGTCCTGGCCGCTGGAATCCGGCGGAACTACAACGAGCAGCGGCCGGACCAGCCTGCGGTCGGGGTTCATGTCTTGGGCGAGCGCCTGCTCGTCGTCGATGCGACGGCTGCGCTGCCGAAGGCTGCTGCGCTGAGTCATGCTGTGCGCCTGCTGCTTCCACCGCTGAGTGCGCTCCAACCAATCCCGGATGCGTTGGGCGGTTTCGGCGCGAATCGCCTCGGCGTGCTGGTCGGCTGCGGCATCGGTGACCGACACCGCCGTGGCCACCAGCTTTTGCAGATCACTGACGTCGGCGAGGTCGCCGGCGTTCACAGTGCCCAGCTGCAGCTGGCCAATGGCGCCGTGGGAGCTGGCGTACGGTGTGGCCAGTCCGACCGATGGTTGTGTCGGGTCGGGGAACTCGACGGTGTAGTAGGACGCCGCCACCATCTGGCCGCGCAGGTTCGACTGGGTCACCAGCACCAGCACCGTCGGAAATGCTACGCCGCCGCGAACCGCGAAGATCTCGTCGCGGCTCAGCTCGGCGAGCGCGCGGTCGGCGGCCCACTCGATCACCGGATGCAGCGGCGCCAGGAAGTGCGCCTCCGGCCACGTCGACTGCGACGTCCCCGAGCGGGCCTGCACGAGTTCCTCGCGGCCCCGCGCGGGTGTCAGCGCGAGTTTGAAGGTCTCGACGACCTTGCGCTCACGCAGATACGACTGAGGCAACACCTGAAGGCGTTGGCGCAGGTCCGCCGCCGGCACCATCGAGGCGATCGAATGCAGTTCGTGCACTTGCCATTTAACGCCATTGGGTGGGTCGAGGCGCGGTGTCGTAACGAACTGCTCGATCGCGTCAGCGAGGAAATCGAACTCGGAGTCGTAGACGGCACGGCTGTCCGGATCGGATTCTTCGACCGGATCCTCGGCGGGCTTCCCGAGGGACCCGGTGGACAAGCCCGCGAAGAAAGCGTCCAGCCCGCCACCCTGGGTGACCTCGTCCACCCTGCGCACGACGGTGTCGAGTTCGGCGCTGCCTTCCAGCACCCGGCGGATGGCTTCCTCCTCGGCCTTGACATCGTAGGTACCGATCAGGGAGGCGGCGTCCCCCAGCGCGGTGTGGGCCTCGTGCTCACGTTCCACCAGGCGGGTGAGCACCCGGACGTCGCCGCTGAATCGCTCAGTCGACGGGGTGAGCAGCAACGCGGTGATCTCCGGGCGGTGCCGCTGCCCGTAGCGGTCGATGCGCCCATTACGCTGCTCGATTCGGATCAGGCTCCACGGAATGTCGTAGTGCACGAGGTGGTGGCAGTGGGTATGCAGGTTTACACCTTCGGAGGCGACGTCCCCGGTGACCAGCACGCGGATCGGTGACGACTCGAGCTTGAACGACTCCACGATGTCCTGCTGGTCGGTGTCGCTGAGGCCGCCGTGCAGGATCGCGACCTGATCGTCAGCGAGTCTCATGTCGCGAACGATCGCCTTGGCCAACCAGTTCAACGTGGCGACCCGCTCGGCAAATACCACCACGCAGCGGTCGCTGGTGCGCGCCACCCCGATCTCGCGCAGATACTTCAGCAGCGCATCGTACTTGGCCGAGCCGGCGGTGAGAGCCTTGTCGGTCAACTCGGCAAGCCGTTGAAGGGCGTCGCGTTCCGATGCGGCCTTGGCCTCGTCGTCGTCGAGGCGGCGCATCCGCTCCTTGATGGATTCGGCCAGCGCGGCCGGCGACGACAGGAACGCCTTGGCCAACACCCACGGGAACAGGCCCGCGTTGCTCCCCGAGTACGGCGATGCGCCTGACGCCGGCCACAGCCACACGTCTTCGAGTTCACGGGCGATCTCATCCTCGGCGGGCGAGGCCGAGACGATCATGTTGCGAGGAGGCTGCCGGTCGGCCCAGTCCGAGCCCACCTCGGCGGCCACGTCAGGGTGGTGGCGGTGGCGGCGGATCACCAGCTTGGCTACCTGGTCGAGATCCAACTCACCGGCCGGATCGACCGCGCTGGGGTCGAGCAAGCGGACCAGTTCGGCGAACGACTCTGCCTCACCGTTGTGCGGAGTGGCCGACGCGAGGATCAACGCGTCGGTGCGTTCGGCCAGCAACCGCGCCAATCGGTTGTTCAGGGAGGCGGTGTTAGTGACGTTATGCGACTCATCGACGACGACCGCATCCCACCATTGCTTGCGCAAATGCGAGATGTAGCGATCGCTCTTCAGCGTGTCGATCGAGATGATCACCCGCTTGTAGTAGGTGAACGGGTTGCGGTTGCCTGGCAGGATCTGCCGGATCCGTTGTATGCCGGTGGAATCCAGCCGCACAAACGGCAACGCGAAGCGCGTCCACAACTCCATCTGCATTTGCTCGAGCACATGTTTGGGGGTGACGATCAGGATGCGATCACCTCGACCCCGGCGCACCAACTCCGCCAGGATCATCCCGATCTCGATGCTCTTGCCCAGCCCGACCGCGTCGGCCAGCAGGATCCGTGGCCGCAGTTTGCCGGGGTCCAGAGCTTTGCGGACGGCCTTGAACTGGTAGTCGAGCGGGTCGCTTAACCCGCCGCTGGCCACCGACAGGTCTGGATCCGACGCGGCGATCGGTGTCTTGCGCAGCGTGGCCTCCAGCCAGAGGCGGGACCGGCGAAAACTCGGGGAGGTGTCGGGCACCACACGGACATGAGCAGGGTCGACCGTGACGACCTCGTCGATGGCGGTGGAGAACGTCGCCTCGCTATCGCGCACCAACTCGGACAAGCCGATGACGTGGACGAAGTAGCCGTCCGTGGCCTGCTCGACTGCGCTGACAAGCCACTCGGCGTCGCGCACGAGCACGACCGAACCCGGCGCAGCGGTGAATACTGCCGCGCCTGACGCAGGTCGCGACTTTGCGACTGCCGTGGTCACGCGATCAAGCCTTCCTAGTGTTTGCTTTGGACGGCCATGTTAACGGTCGGCCCCGACACAGTGGGGGCGAATGGGTACGCTGTCCCACTCGATTCGCGTGCCTACCACCGCTTTGCTAATCGTTGCGCCGCAATTGTCGCTATGGCCCTCCCAGACTTTCCGAGAACTGCGGAGCCGAGGACTGCCGCACGCTCGGCGTCCGACCAACATCTTGCGACTGGATTAGCTGCCGTCGAGAAGCTCCATCACCTTGCCGCTGTTGGTAAAAATGTGGTCGCTGATCGGCAGGATGGGTGCCCCTTGGCTAAGGAGGAA
The sequence above is drawn from the Mycobacterium riyadhense genome and encodes:
- a CDS encoding integrase catalytic domain-containing protein: MASRGEITTKYAKAYVKASKKDKGLILDQVMSVTDWSRDNARRRLTGAAKRRAGTGRGVAARPRKPRTPKYSYDALKVLQRVWAASGGQCGKYLAASMALQLDGLQRHGELVFGRDRYSPKVRQELLAMSAASIDRYLKTAKAKDQISGVSTTKPSPLLRNSIKVRRAGDEVDTEPGFFEGDTVAHCGPTLKGEFARTLNLTDVHTGWVFTRTMRNNAHTHVLAALRKAVIEIPYAVTGLDFDNGTEFLNKPVINWAGDKGIYFTRSRPYKKNDQATIESKNNHLVRKYAFYYRYDTPEERAVLNRLWRLVNDRLNYLTPTIKPIGYTSTADGRRRRCYDAPQTPLDRLLAAQVLSPAQRAELIAYRDSLNPAEIGREIADLQNRLVLLAKQKTEQLYLASIRTALPDIRKGVRIKASRTAPRFRGHSYVRH
- a CDS encoding helicase-related protein, yielding MTTAVAKSRPASGAAVFTAAPGSVVLVRDAEWLVSAVEQATDGYFVHVIGLSELVRDSEATFSTAIDEVVTVDPAHVRVVPDTSPSFRRSRLWLEATLRKTPIAASDPDLSVASGGLSDPLDYQFKAVRKALDPGKLRPRILLADAVGLGKSIEIGMILAELVRRGRGDRILIVTPKHVLEQMQMELWTRFALPFVRLDSTGIQRIRQILPGNRNPFTYYKRVIISIDTLKSDRYISHLRKQWWDAVVVDESHNVTNTASLNNRLARLLAERTDALILASATPHNGEAESFAELVRLLDPSAVDPAGELDLDQVAKLVIRRHRHHPDVAAEVGSDWADRQPPRNMIVSASPAEDEIARELEDVWLWPASGASPYSGSNAGLFPWVLAKAFLSSPAALAESIKERMRRLDDDEAKAASERDALQRLAELTDKALTAGSAKYDALLKYLREIGVARTSDRCVVVFAERVATLNWLAKAIVRDMRLADDQVAILHGGLSDTDQQDIVESFKLESSPIRVLVTGDVASEGVNLHTHCHHLVHYDIPWSLIRIEQRNGRIDRYGQRHRPEITALLLTPSTERFSGDVRVLTRLVEREHEAHTALGDAASLIGTYDVKAEEEAIRRVLEGSAELDTVVRRVDEVTQGGGLDAFFAGLSTGSLGKPAEDPVEESDPDSRAVYDSEFDFLADAIEQFVTTPRLDPPNGVKWQVHELHSIASMVPAADLRQRLQVLPQSYLRERKVVETFKLALTPARGREELVQARSGTSQSTWPEAHFLAPLHPVIEWAADRALAELSRDEIFAVRGGVAFPTVLVLVTQSNLRGQMVAASYYTVEFPDPTQPSVGLATPYASSHGAIGQLQLGTVNAGDLADVSDLQKLVATAVSVTDAAADQHAEAIRAETAQRIRDWLERTQRWKQQAHSMTQRSSLRQRSRRIDDEQALAQDMNPDRRLVRPLLVVVPPDSSGQD